Proteins encoded within one genomic window of Amycolatopsis nigrescens CSC17Ta-90:
- a CDS encoding FAD-dependent monooxygenase — protein sequence MVDKTLGETTNVVVVGAGVAGLTVANLLRRSGVGYVVLERHGRAQLEQRQRASVPPDELTTYRFADDVGWFTVLADAPPPRYPLFGISRHGFAAHFGRGPSASRFYLQCPVGDDPQTWSDERV from the coding sequence GTGGTTGACAAAACGCTCGGCGAGACGACGAATGTGGTGGTCGTCGGCGCGGGGGTGGCCGGCCTGACGGTGGCGAACCTGTTGCGGCGCAGCGGGGTCGGTTATGTGGTGCTCGAACGGCACGGCCGCGCCCAGCTGGAGCAGCGCCAACGCGCGAGCGTGCCGCCGGACGAGCTCACCACCTACCGGTTCGCCGACGACGTCGGCTGGTTCACGGTGCTGGCCGACGCACCGCCGCCGCGCTACCCGCTGTTCGGGATCAGCCGGCACGGGTTCGCCGCGCACTTCGGCCGCGGCCCGTCGGCGAGCCGGTTCTACCTGCAGTGCCCGGTGGGCGACGACCCGCAGACCTGGTCCGACGAACGGGTGTAG